The following coding sequences lie in one Capnocytophaga stomatis genomic window:
- a CDS encoding endonuclease/exonuclease/phosphatase family protein: MYIISPKQSQIKSFLIIFTIFFSVFNYAQTIDIMTFNIRLDNAGDKENSWTDGNRKERVVKFLKAEKPAILGIQEALHHQVEFLENAFPNYQRMGVGRDDGKQGGEHMAVFFDKKRFKLLDSGQFWLSQTPEVPSKGWDGTCCNRITTWLKLQQGDKVFFVFNTHFDHEGKVAQRESAYLILSKIKEITSDSKANVILMGDFNVPPQHEGIVAIKKQLKDTYKPYNNIPKGTFTAFKLNEEPKQRIDFIFISEGMQVKNYKIIDKKIDGLYPSDHFPVKVSVKFPNRKD; this comes from the coding sequence ATGTACATTATATCACCAAAACAAAGCCAAATAAAATCATTTCTGATAATTTTTACCATATTTTTTAGTGTTTTTAATTATGCTCAGACTATTGACATTATGACTTTCAATATTCGTCTTGATAATGCGGGCGATAAGGAGAATTCTTGGACGGATGGCAATCGGAAAGAACGTGTTGTGAAGTTCCTCAAGGCTGAAAAACCTGCCATTTTAGGAATTCAGGAGGCATTACATCATCAAGTAGAATTTTTAGAAAATGCTTTTCCTAATTATCAGCGTATGGGAGTGGGCAGAGATGACGGAAAGCAAGGCGGAGAGCATATGGCTGTTTTTTTTGATAAGAAAAGATTCAAATTACTTGATAGCGGTCAGTTTTGGCTTTCGCAAACTCCTGAAGTTCCGTCAAAGGGCTGGGACGGAACGTGTTGCAACCGCATTACAACTTGGCTGAAATTACAGCAGGGCGATAAGGTGTTCTTTGTGTTCAACACACATTTTGACCACGAGGGAAAGGTGGCTCAGCGTGAAAGTGCGTATTTAATTCTCTCTAAAATAAAGGAAATTACATCTGATTCAAAAGCAAATGTGATACTTATGGGCGACTTTAACGTCCCTCCGCAACACGAAGGGATTGTTGCTATCAAAAAACAGCTTAAAGATACTTATAAACCTTATAATAACATTCCTAAAGGCACATTTACGGCTTTTAAATTAAATGAAGAGCCTAAACAACGTATTGATTTTATTTTCATTTCCGAAGGAATGCAGGTAAAAAACTATAAAATTATAGATAAAAAAATTGACGGACTATATCCGTCAGACCATTTTCCTGTGAAAGTAAGCGTTAAGTT
- a CDS encoding DUF456 domain-containing protein, which yields MEIAVTILSILVIIVGIIGTILPMLPGLLLCLAGLFAYKFFGNGAELSNVYLWVFSILTIISLLLEYIIPIKLNKKYGGTNWGSAGGIIGMLIGFFIPIPLGFLIGMFVGVFVGELLHDSQDTSKAFKSMKGSIIGFFYSTGFNFLIGVAMLFTIIIDLIAKLF from the coding sequence ATGGAAATTGCAGTAACAATACTAAGTATTTTAGTAATTATTGTTGGAATTATAGGAACAATTCTTCCTATGTTGCCTGGTTTGCTTTTATGTTTAGCAGGATTATTCGCTTATAAGTTCTTTGGAAATGGAGCTGAATTGTCAAACGTATATCTTTGGGTGTTTTCTATTTTGACCATAATTTCATTGCTTCTGGAATATATTATTCCTATAAAATTAAATAAAAAATATGGAGGAACAAACTGGGGAAGTGCCGGAGGAATTATAGGAATGCTCATTGGCTTTTTCATCCCGATTCCATTAGGATTTTTAATAGGAATGTTTGTTGGAGTTTTTGTTGGAGAATTACTGCACGACAGCCAAGATACAAGCAAAGCTTTCAAATCAATGAAAGGTTCTATCATTGGTTTCTTCTACAGTACCGGATTTAATTTTTTAATCGGAGTTGCAATGCTCTTTACCATCATAATCGATTTGATTGCAAAACTTTTTTAG
- a CDS encoding DUF5723 family protein, which translates to MKKILLLAFSFSALGSIAQELRSSYFMETSAFRHQMNPALLDKPYVAVPLMGNINIGTRGKNGHSTFLYPLEGNQDNRLVTFLHPSVDGKDFLKKIKNNVTINANLNYNLLSVAFNAFNGMNLVEVNLRSNNYGIFPHHLFVFMKSPASKKNYSFKKLGMKSETYAELVLGHSRKLSRRLSVGAKLKVLIGASYGEFKMNHFNISSAGRYWNIDGDTELTTAVLNSHLRYSDDPGLQPQNPSNNKPRVNDLSDPTFGLPGRGIALDMGVTYKTPFIEELTLSASLTDVGYIVWKNANLASSKGNWVFDGFKDFSHYNPTESPTVSAQMNRLKIETARMLSLYYDGKKNVGKMLPATINLGADYVVPSYDKLHFGVLFSHRFNDIYSFSQMMFSANIRPIDWLEASLSTSATSDSVTFGGMVSFYTPRFNFYIGSDRFFGSLSEQYIPKNSLNANINLGFVIPLERRYR; encoded by the coding sequence ATGAAAAAGATTTTATTACTTGCTTTCAGTTTTTCTGCGTTGGGGAGCATTGCTCAGGAGTTACGCTCTTCGTACTTTATGGAAACGTCCGCTTTTAGGCATCAAATGAATCCGGCGTTGCTTGACAAACCGTATGTTGCTGTCCCTCTGATGGGAAATATCAATATTGGTACGCGAGGAAAGAACGGACATTCCACGTTTTTGTATCCGCTTGAAGGAAACCAGGATAATCGTTTGGTAACGTTTTTGCATCCTTCCGTTGACGGAAAAGATTTTCTTAAAAAGATAAAAAACAATGTAACTATCAATGCCAATTTGAATTACAACCTGCTTTCCGTAGCCTTCAACGCCTTCAACGGAATGAATTTGGTAGAGGTTAATCTGCGTTCCAACAACTACGGAATTTTTCCGCATCATCTTTTTGTATTTATGAAATCGCCTGCTTCAAAAAAGAACTATTCTTTTAAGAAATTAGGGATGAAATCGGAAACATACGCAGAATTAGTTCTGGGACACTCTCGCAAACTCAGCAGAAGGCTTTCGGTTGGGGCAAAATTAAAGGTCTTAATCGGTGCAAGTTACGGAGAATTTAAAATGAATCATTTCAATATTTCTTCCGCAGGAAGATATTGGAACATTGACGGTGACACTGAACTGACAACGGCGGTGCTTAACTCGCACCTCAGATATAGCGACGACCCAGGCTTACAACCTCAAAACCCATCAAATAACAAACCGAGAGTAAATGACTTATCCGACCCCACTTTTGGTCTGCCCGGAAGAGGAATTGCTTTAGATATGGGCGTTACCTACAAAACTCCATTCATTGAAGAACTTACTTTATCCGCTTCTTTAACCGATGTAGGTTATATAGTGTGGAAAAATGCGAATTTAGCTTCGTCAAAAGGAAATTGGGTATTTGATGGCTTCAAGGATTTTTCTCACTACAATCCAACGGAATCGCCAACCGTTTCTGCCCAAATGAACAGATTAAAAATTGAAACTGCTCGGATGCTTTCTTTGTACTATGACGGAAAAAAAAACGTAGGAAAGATGCTTCCTGCTACGATTAATTTGGGTGCGGATTATGTGGTTCCTTCTTACGATAAGCTACATTTTGGAGTGCTGTTTTCCCACAGATTTAACGATATCTACAGCTTTTCACAGATGATGTTTTCTGCAAACATTCGTCCGATTGATTGGCTTGAGGCTTCGTTAAGTACTTCTGCTACAAGCGATAGTGTTACTTTTGGCGGAATGGTTAGTTTTTATACTCCAAGATTTAATTTCTACATAGGTTCAGACCGATTTTTCGGAAGTTTATCAGAACAATACATTCCTAAAAACAGCCTCAATGCTAATATTAACTTAGGTTTTGTCATTCCTTTGGAAAGAAGATACAGATAA
- a CDS encoding DUF6261 family protein, translating into MIHRTDLRKVRQMEYFQVMATIKRFLEAENLTELGLEILKPDFDTALDELDKALKGMKKSEYTEVISEFDQKRDMFLVGFIDQCNLYLDFPLEEVAQAAKKILPVIEKYGKNPQTRPLQEETGIIVNLLQDLETPDLKQAVEKMRAKEWIDALRDTNDKFIVAYERRIEEQGGGETGKAKEKREEMQKVFVKLCKRINALSEINGDTIYKNLINNINETVKKALS; encoded by the coding sequence ATGATTCATCGTACAGACCTTCGGAAAGTTCGCCAAATGGAGTATTTTCAAGTAATGGCGACTATAAAACGCTTCTTGGAAGCTGAGAATTTAACTGAGTTAGGGCTTGAAATCCTCAAACCTGACTTTGATACGGCACTTGATGAGCTGGATAAGGCTCTGAAAGGAATGAAAAAAAGTGAATACACTGAAGTAATTTCAGAATTTGACCAAAAACGTGATATGTTTCTGGTTGGTTTTATCGACCAATGCAATCTTTATCTTGATTTTCCACTTGAAGAGGTAGCTCAAGCAGCTAAAAAAATTCTACCGGTTATTGAAAAGTACGGAAAAAATCCGCAAACGCGTCCGTTACAGGAAGAAACGGGGATTATCGTGAACCTTCTGCAAGATTTAGAAACTCCTGACTTAAAACAAGCTGTTGAAAAAATGCGAGCTAAGGAGTGGATTGATGCACTTCGGGATACTAACGATAAATTTATCGTTGCTTATGAGCGTCGCATAGAAGAACAAGGCGGAGGTGAGACCGGCAAGGCTAAAGAAAAACGTGAAGAAATGCAAAAAGTATTCGTAAAGCTATGTAAACGAATTAATGCACTTTCGGAAATTAATGGTGATACAATATATAAGAACCTTATCAATAATATTAACGAAACGGTTAAGAAAGCATTAAGCTAA
- a CDS encoding S9 family peptidase yields the protein MKKGFITLVAGMIANFITAQQPLTPEKLWELNRVGAIGLSSDKNYVFFSVSKPNMEDNSFKKAFYKLSVKGGVPIPVSEEETKKVTEKINASGDKKLIHKAVKINSVFAKDFYQDLDKSTGQVYKSLDHRHWDKWTDGTFNHVFIENIKDGKQIDIMENLPYYSPQEPFGGSEDYIWSNDGTKVLYVTKAKVGTDYVLSTNTDIYQYDTESGKTTNITEGMMGYDTRPSFNKNGVLAWLSMKEDGNEADKNDLVILQNGQKKNITEHWDNTVFSYIWSNDGKKIYFLAATDGTEQVFEINPFDEKPTPKQLTKGNFDINGIVGQAGDLLVVTRTDMNRAAEIYTVNLTKKSKKKLFLDVTQLSHINDDMYKSIAKCEVKERIIKTTDGKDMFAWVIYPPDFNPEKKYPTLLYCQGGPQSALTQFYSFRWNFQLMASQGYIVIAPSRRGMPGFGVEWNAQISKDWGGQVMKDYLSAIDDISKENYVDTSRLGAIGASYGGYSVFYLAGIHNKRFKSFIAHCGVFNLQSMYGTTEELFFNNNEIGGAYWEKDNEAAKKSYRDFNPINLVGNWDTPILIIHGGKDYRVPKEQGLQAFTAAQVRGIKSELLYFPDENHWVLKPQNGLFWQRNFFRWLKETL from the coding sequence ATGAAAAAAGGATTTATAACATTAGTTGCGGGAATGATTGCAAATTTTATCACCGCACAACAACCATTAACACCCGAAAAATTATGGGAGCTGAACAGAGTTGGGGCAATTGGGCTGAGTTCTGATAAAAATTATGTTTTCTTCAGTGTGTCAAAACCTAATATGGAAGATAATTCTTTCAAAAAGGCATTTTACAAACTTTCTGTGAAAGGTGGCGTTCCTATTCCGGTTTCCGAAGAAGAAACAAAAAAAGTCACCGAAAAAATAAATGCTTCGGGAGATAAGAAATTGATTCACAAAGCAGTAAAAATCAATTCTGTTTTTGCAAAAGACTTTTATCAAGATTTGGATAAATCAACTGGGCAAGTTTACAAATCGTTAGACCATCGTCATTGGGATAAATGGACGGACGGAACGTTCAATCACGTATTTATTGAAAATATTAAAGATGGAAAACAAATAGATATTATGGAAAATCTTCCTTATTATTCTCCGCAAGAACCTTTCGGAGGAAGTGAAGATTATATCTGGAGCAATGACGGAACAAAAGTTTTATACGTTACCAAAGCAAAAGTAGGAACTGATTATGTTCTTAGTACAAATACCGATATCTATCAATACGATACAGAAAGTGGCAAAACAACGAATATTACCGAAGGAATGATGGGATACGACACACGTCCTTCGTTTAACAAAAACGGAGTTCTGGCTTGGCTAAGTATGAAAGAAGATGGCAACGAAGCAGATAAAAATGATTTGGTTATTCTTCAAAACGGACAGAAAAAAAATATCACAGAACATTGGGACAACACTGTTTTCAGTTACATTTGGAGCAATGACGGAAAGAAAATCTACTTCCTTGCCGCAACAGACGGAACAGAACAAGTTTTTGAAATAAATCCGTTTGACGAAAAACCTACCCCAAAACAATTAACAAAAGGTAACTTCGATATTAACGGAATTGTAGGTCAGGCGGGAGATTTACTGGTGGTAACGCGTACTGATATGAATCGGGCTGCTGAGATTTACACCGTCAATCTTACTAAAAAATCAAAGAAAAAACTTTTCTTGGACGTAACGCAACTCTCTCATATTAATGATGATATGTACAAATCTATCGCAAAATGTGAGGTAAAAGAAAGAATTATAAAAACAACCGATGGGAAAGATATGTTCGCTTGGGTTATTTATCCTCCTGATTTCAATCCTGAAAAGAAATATCCCACATTACTCTATTGCCAAGGAGGACCGCAATCTGCTCTTACACAGTTTTATAGCTTCCGATGGAATTTTCAATTAATGGCTTCACAAGGATACATAGTCATCGCCCCAAGCAGACGTGGAATGCCTGGATTTGGTGTGGAATGGAACGCCCAAATTAGTAAAGATTGGGGAGGACAAGTGATGAAGGATTATCTTTCCGCCATTGATGATATTTCAAAAGAAAATTACGTAGATACCTCACGTTTAGGTGCAATCGGGGCAAGTTACGGCGGATATTCCGTGTTTTACTTAGCTGGAATTCACAACAAACGATTCAAATCATTCATCGCTCACTGCGGAGTTTTCAATTTGCAAAGTATGTACGGAACAACGGAAGAATTATTTTTCAATAACAATGAAATAGGAGGTGCATATTGGGAAAAAGACAATGAAGCTGCAAAAAAATCATACCGAGATTTTAATCCTATCAATTTGGTTGGAAATTGGGATACTCCGATACTGATTATTCACGGAGGAAAAGATTACAGAGTTCCGAAAGAACAAGGACTTCAAGCCTTTACCGCTGCACAAGTTAGAGGTATAAAAAGCGAATTACTTTACTTCCCCGATGAAAACCACTGGGTACTGAAGCCTCAAAATGGTTTATTCTGGCAACGAAACTTTTTCAGATGGCTTAAAGAAACACTTTAA
- a CDS encoding leucine-rich repeat domain-containing protein, which produces MKKATILYALMFLVFIGAVSCTKDEKGTEPIKIHELKIEGETLAILEGETKEVKITSGNVPYKVSADNDNVTATIKDNVVTVTGQKSGESTLTITDSKDKKATVKVTVTAFVLDKTEVSVAVGETATVTAKSGSGTYKSTSSDEQVLTVAVKGSEITLTPLAKGQVTVTVTDTKTSKELTVTVKVFVKVPEDQYELSTDGTTLVRWLNDGVTEVDMQSDPILSQVTNIGRRAFSTKRELTSIILPEGLKTIGESAFESCVALTNIVVPEGVTSIGDGAFHSCRGLVSITLPDALTELGDSAFLECNALTSIAVPNGVKTFPNSLFGKCNSLETITFSNELTAIGDLVFNGCTKLRNITLPNTVTQIGNAAFAGCKALTEFTIPSGVKVLNANMFSECSELTNVTLMEGLTTISNAVFDKCNKLTEITIPASVTEFGDYVFRNCTGLRILTLKSTTPPYLWDYLFFYNDGDKNPLEHIYVPSGSEETYKSAENWSVYSAKISAK; this is translated from the coding sequence ATGAAAAAAGCAACCATTCTTTATGCACTGATGTTTCTTGTTTTCATCGGTGCTGTGTCTTGCACCAAAGACGAAAAAGGAACAGAACCTATTAAAATTCACGAACTTAAAATTGAAGGCGAAACACTTGCCATTTTAGAAGGCGAAACCAAAGAAGTAAAAATCACTTCTGGAAATGTGCCTTACAAGGTTTCTGCTGATAATGATAATGTTACGGCAACCATCAAAGATAATGTCGTTACCGTAACAGGGCAAAAATCAGGAGAAAGCACCCTTACCATCACCGATAGCAAAGACAAAAAAGCTACCGTAAAGGTAACCGTTACCGCATTTGTGTTGGACAAAACAGAAGTTTCCGTAGCTGTGGGAGAAACCGCTACGGTTACAGCAAAATCTGGAAGTGGTACTTACAAGTCAACTTCCAGCGATGAGCAAGTACTTACCGTAGCCGTAAAAGGAAGCGAAATAACACTTACTCCCCTTGCCAAAGGGCAAGTAACCGTTACTGTTACCGATACCAAAACCTCAAAAGAACTTACCGTGACAGTTAAGGTTTTCGTAAAAGTCCCAGAAGACCAATACGAATTGAGTACCGATGGTACTACTCTTGTTCGATGGCTTAATGATGGTGTTACTGAGGTAGATATGCAGTCTGACCCTATTTTAAGTCAGGTTACTAACATAGGTAGAAGAGCCTTTTCTACGAAGAGAGAGCTGACCTCTATAATACTTCCCGAAGGCTTGAAAACCATTGGAGAAAGTGCATTTGAATCTTGTGTCGCTTTAACAAATATCGTAGTTCCAGAAGGAGTTACTTCAATAGGCGATGGAGCTTTCCATAGTTGCCGAGGGCTTGTTTCGATAACTCTTCCAGATGCACTAACCGAATTAGGTGACTCTGCCTTTTTGGAGTGTAACGCCCTTACCTCGATAGCTGTGCCTAACGGAGTAAAAACCTTTCCAAATAGCCTTTTTGGAAAATGTAACAGTTTGGAAACTATCACATTTTCTAATGAATTGACCGCAATAGGCGATTTAGTTTTTAATGGATGTACTAAGTTAAGAAACATTACTTTACCTAATACAGTTACGCAAATTGGAAATGCTGCTTTTGCAGGTTGTAAAGCACTGACTGAATTTACCATTCCCTCAGGAGTTAAAGTACTAAACGCCAATATGTTTTCTGAATGTTCTGAACTAACAAATGTAACCTTAATGGAAGGACTTACAACTATTTCTAATGCGGTGTTCGACAAATGTAACAAACTGACTGAAATCACCATTCCAGCTTCGGTAACAGAATTTGGAGATTACGTATTTAGGAATTGTACTGGACTAAGAATCCTTACACTCAAATCAACAACACCTCCCTACCTCTGGGATTACCTATTCTTTTATAACGACGGAGATAAAAACCCGTTAGAACATATTTATGTACCTTCGGGTAGCGAAGAAACTTATAAAAGTGCTGAAAATTGGAGTGTATATAGTGCCAAAATAAGTGCTAAATAA
- a CDS encoding SDR family NAD(P)-dependent oxidoreductase, translated as MKNVIITGTSRGIGLELAKQFANLGHRVLALSRNVQPLQDFNHKDIEFFPFDITSEEDLKQVSCFLSEKWKKVDVLINNAGKLVNKPFEKLTREDFFQVYDVNVFGVARLAQAVIPFMERNSHVVTISSMGGIQGSLKFAGLAAYSSSKGAVITLSELLAEEYKEKGIVFNALALGAVQTEMLSEAFPEYKANTSPESMAKYIVDFALNANKLFNGKVIQVSNSTP; from the coding sequence ATGAAGAATGTAATAATTACAGGAACCAGCAGAGGAATAGGCTTAGAATTAGCAAAGCAATTCGCTAATTTGGGGCATAGAGTGTTAGCCTTATCAAGAAATGTACAACCTTTGCAGGATTTCAATCATAAAGACATAGAGTTTTTTCCTTTTGACATAACATCAGAAGAGGATTTGAAGCAAGTTTCTTGTTTTTTATCCGAAAAATGGAAAAAAGTAGATGTTCTTATCAATAATGCGGGTAAATTAGTTAATAAACCTTTTGAAAAACTTACTCGTGAGGATTTTTTTCAGGTTTATGACGTAAACGTATTCGGAGTTGCCCGACTTGCTCAAGCGGTGATTCCGTTTATGGAAAGAAACTCGCACGTGGTTACCATCAGCAGTATGGGAGGCATTCAAGGAAGTTTAAAGTTTGCAGGTTTGGCGGCTTATAGCTCATCGAAAGGTGCTGTGATTACGCTTTCTGAGCTTCTGGCTGAAGAATATAAAGAAAAGGGAATAGTTTTCAACGCTTTGGCTTTAGGTGCCGTACAAACTGAAATGCTCTCTGAGGCTTTTCCGGAGTACAAAGCCAATACAAGTCCTGAGAGTATGGCGAAATATATCGTTGATTTTGCCCTGAATGCGAATAAATTATTTAATGGGAAAGTAATTCAGGTTTCCAATTCAACGCCTTGA
- a CDS encoding LTA synthase family protein — MKNIRFGEYKVLFYRLFLAYLFYFFARTLFYIFNRDIISIESISEFFRLAFYGLLFDSSAIIYVNLLFILVSLLPLWINTSKGYQKIVFWIYFLTNIPAYLLNFIDIVFFEYNRSRLTLSAWNFAANEENKLTLLFGFLTRHWFVFVAFIILVAFWIFLYRKVKINTFQVKNKLIYFGLSVVIMALLTPLFLLGIRGMPFKKGTIPITITDANKYANDLSQVNVILNTPFCIIRMLGNNDLFRKYDFVSEDYIQKNIQPIKQYSRKVENKPNVVLFILEGMGAEYFNIFNKNKNIPNFKSYTPFLDSLAQNGFYFSNVYANASRSMEGISAITAGIPTFEVALASSPHSQQEIASIANIFSELGYETAFLHGATNGSMGFSGFTKQIGFESYLGRTEFNDDSQHNGSWGIHDEPFLQFSQKEISKMKSPFLATIFTLSSHEPYTFPKEYEHRFNKGDIPMHNAVAYADYSIQKFFESAKKEKWFANTIFAFVADHPAISFYDYYKQKIAYYKIPIIFYSPNPNLIPQGNSDELAQQIDMFPTLVDLVGYEKPFRSWGRSLFSEKDEPRRAYVMSRNFYQLMQGNYIYVADIKGNIIGVYDKTDLDLKTNLQNKLNNPEIEEGITDLKAFMQDFMNRILDKKLK; from the coding sequence ATGAAAAACATTCGGTTTGGGGAATATAAAGTTTTGTTTTACAGACTTTTTTTAGCCTATCTGTTTTATTTCTTCGCCAGAACTTTGTTTTATATTTTCAACAGAGATATAATATCAATTGAAAGTATTTCGGAATTTTTCAGACTGGCTTTTTATGGTTTGTTATTTGATTCGTCTGCAATTATTTACGTAAACTTACTTTTTATTCTGGTTAGTTTATTACCACTTTGGATAAACACTTCCAAAGGTTATCAAAAGATAGTTTTTTGGATATATTTCCTAACGAATATTCCCGCATATTTACTCAACTTCATTGATATTGTTTTCTTTGAATACAATCGCTCTCGGCTTACGTTAAGTGCTTGGAATTTCGCTGCAAATGAGGAAAACAAACTAACACTTCTTTTCGGATTTTTAACAAGGCATTGGTTTGTATTTGTGGCTTTTATCATTTTGGTTGCTTTTTGGATTTTCTTATACAGAAAAGTAAAAATCAATACATTTCAGGTTAAAAACAAACTGATTTATTTTGGGCTTTCCGTAGTTATTATGGCTCTTTTAACGCCCTTATTTCTGCTTGGAATACGCGGAATGCCTTTCAAAAAAGGAACTATCCCTATAACAATTACCGATGCAAATAAGTACGCTAATGACCTCTCGCAGGTGAATGTGATATTAAATACACCTTTTTGTATTATCAGAATGTTGGGGAATAATGACCTTTTCCGAAAATATGATTTCGTTTCGGAAGATTATATCCAAAAAAATATCCAACCGATAAAACAATACAGCCGAAAGGTAGAAAACAAACCCAACGTAGTATTATTCATTTTGGAGGGAATGGGTGCAGAGTATTTTAATATTTTCAACAAAAATAAAAACATTCCCAACTTCAAATCATACACTCCTTTTTTGGATTCTTTGGCACAAAACGGATTTTATTTCTCAAATGTTTACGCCAATGCAAGTCGTTCTATGGAAGGCATTTCGGCAATTACGGCGGGTATCCCTACTTTTGAGGTAGCACTGGCTTCCTCGCCGCATTCTCAACAGGAAATCGCTTCAATTGCCAATATATTCAGCGAGTTAGGGTACGAAACAGCCTTTTTGCACGGAGCCACTAACGGTTCAATGGGTTTTAGCGGATTTACCAAACAAATCGGGTTTGAAAGTTATTTGGGGCGAACCGAATTTAACGATGATAGCCAGCATAACGGAAGCTGGGGAATACACGACGAGCCTTTTTTGCAATTCAGTCAAAAGGAAATAAGCAAAATGAAATCTCCTTTTTTGGCAACAATATTCACGCTTTCTTCGCACGAACCTTATACGTTTCCGAAAGAATACGAACATCGGTTTAATAAAGGAGATATCCCGATGCACAATGCCGTCGCTTACGCTGATTATTCCATACAGAAATTTTTTGAAAGTGCTAAAAAGGAAAAATGGTTTGCAAACACAATTTTTGCTTTCGTGGCTGACCACCCCGCAATATCTTTCTATGATTATTACAAACAGAAAATAGCGTATTATAAGATTCCGATTATTTTTTACAGTCCGAATCCAAACTTAATTCCGCAAGGAAATTCAGATGAATTGGCACAACAAATTGATATGTTTCCGACGTTGGTGGATTTGGTCGGGTATGAAAAACCATTCCGTTCGTGGGGAAGAAGTTTGTTTTCAGAGAAAGATGAACCTCGTCGGGCGTATGTTATGAGCCGCAACTTCTATCAATTAATGCAAGGAAACTATATTTATGTAGCTG